From Flavipsychrobacter sp., a single genomic window includes:
- a CDS encoding PspC domain-containing protein encodes MYKHISAVRKFIEWKAFGVCAAVGDRLGIGSNRIRLWFVYISFLTLGSPIIIYMILAFWMNMKRYMGLSRRNPVRWM; translated from the coding sequence ATGTACAAGCATATCTCTGCAGTAAGGAAGTTTATAGAATGGAAGGCCTTTGGCGTATGTGCTGCTGTAGGCGACCGCCTAGGCATAGGTAGCAACCGTATCCGTTTATGGTTTGTCTATATTTCTTTTCTCACACTAGGCTCCCCCATTATCATCTACATGATACTCGCCTTTTGGATGAACATGAAACGTTATATGGGATTGAGCAGAAGAAACCCTGTAAGGTGGATGTAA